The DNA segment CTCGTATTTCGGCTTCCGAAAGCTGATAGCCATCCGTGTCGCGTTGGTGCAACAACAACGAAAGGAGGTCGTCACCCGGTTTCGACGCCGATTCGTTTTCCCGTCGTCGTGTTTCTATCAAGGTGTCAACGCGGTCTCGATAGGCGTCCATAGTTCGACGATAACGCCGGTTCCCCGGTGTTGGGAGCCATCGTGGGAGGAGCCCCATGACGCTCCGAGAGTTGCTCTGATCGTTGATCAGTTGGGCCGCTCGAGTCACCGCGTCGTCTTCTCCTGGCTCAAGTTCGATATCGAAGAGGGCTTTAGCCAGAATTCGGAGCGTCAACCGTGAAAAGGCCCTATTGAGAGCGATTTCCTCACCCGGCCCCCAGGCGTCTGCAGTTTCCTCGGCGTACTCCGCCATCGTCTCCGTGTACGATCGTATCCGGTCGACGGTAAACGCTGGCTGCATGCGTTGACGTTGGTTGGCCCACTGCTCGCCGTCGTTGAACAGAATGCCTTCGGGGGCGAAATCGAACCCCTGGTCGGCAAACAGATATCGCTCGAACGACTGCGGTTCCTCGACGAGTACTCGCTGGACATGCTCCGGGTGGAACAACGCTGTTGCCGTGTTCCCCACGATCTGGTATCGAACCACGTCGCCGTAGCTGTGCAGTTCTTCGAGAAAATCCAGCGGTTCTCGGATGATGCGATGAGCGCTCCCGAGAATCGGATAGCCGTCCGGACCAGGCGGTTCTCGTCTCGAACCGGAGGCAGTACTTGAGGGCCGGGATGACGCCTCCCCGTTGGAGTCGGTATCCGAGTGTACTGGCATACGTGTCACTACACTTGCACGCACCTTCGAACTGTGGCCGAAGCACCTAGATGATTTTTATGTACCCTGGGAACTTCGTTCGCCC comes from the Natronosalvus amylolyticus genome and includes:
- a CDS encoding cytochrome P450, whose translation is MPVHSDTDSNGEASSRPSSTASGSRREPPGPDGYPILGSAHRIIREPLDFLEELHSYGDVVRYQIVGNTATALFHPEHVQRVLVEEPQSFERYLFADQGFDFAPEGILFNDGEQWANQRQRMQPAFTVDRIRSYTETMAEYAEETADAWGPGEEIALNRAFSRLTLRILAKALFDIELEPGEDDAVTRAAQLINDQSNSRSVMGLLPRWLPTPGNRRYRRTMDAYRDRVDTLIETRRRENESASKPGDDLLSLLLHQRDTDGYQLSEAEIRDNLITFTFAGHETTSLVLTYTFLTLTQHADVRTRLEEELEEVLGGRAPSFEDVTRLEYTDRVLREVMRLYPPAYIIFRKPTSDVTIGGYEIPEGSVLSLPQYQIHRDARFYDEPEAFRPDRWREEIDDTRPEYAYFPFGGGARHCIGMRFAMLELTVVLATLWQRFDVELCSDPEPELEPGATLQPAEDVRVRLRER